One stretch of Novosphingobium pentaromativorans US6-1 DNA includes these proteins:
- a CDS encoding spinster family MFS transporter, whose translation MTSTAPRRPASPNLVLAMLLLVYVFNFVDRQILAILAAPIQADLGLDDAQMGMLGGLAFAILYSTLGVPLAWLADRTSRSWVITGSLVIWSLFTAVCGAAQGFWHIFLARLGVGVGEAGGVAPSYAVIGDHFPSERRAFALSVYSLGIPLGSATGVLAGGYVAARVDWRAAFLVVGIAGLLIAPLFKFVVRDRPKPAAPASPAAGEGVRFLAIAALLARKRGFWLLSFGAASSSMLGYGLAFWLPSLLQRSFHLELVETSWFIGAVLLLGGSVGVLSGGLLADRLGRANRAFYAWVPAMAFVAAVPLFAGGIWTSSVPLAFLMFLVPQALAYIWLGPVTSAIQHLVEPPARATASALFLLINNLIGLGGGIYALGALSTALAPVYDEESLRYSMLFGLVLYLIAAVLMALAGPALRREWVSEG comes from the coding sequence ATGACCAGCACCGCGCCCCGGCGACCGGCTTCGCCCAATCTCGTTCTGGCGATGCTGCTGCTGGTCTATGTGTTCAACTTCGTCGACCGCCAGATCCTCGCGATCCTGGCCGCACCGATCCAGGCCGATCTCGGTCTCGACGACGCACAGATGGGGATGCTCGGCGGGCTTGCCTTCGCCATCCTCTATTCGACGCTGGGCGTGCCGCTGGCGTGGTTGGCTGACCGCACGAGCCGGTCCTGGGTGATAACCGGATCGCTGGTGATCTGGAGCCTGTTCACGGCGGTCTGCGGCGCGGCGCAGGGTTTCTGGCACATCTTCCTCGCCCGGCTTGGCGTCGGCGTCGGGGAGGCGGGCGGGGTTGCCCCATCCTATGCCGTGATCGGCGATCATTTTCCCAGCGAACGCAGGGCCTTCGCGCTCTCGGTCTATTCGCTGGGCATTCCGCTGGGTTCGGCAACCGGCGTGCTGGCCGGAGGCTATGTTGCGGCAAGGGTTGACTGGCGCGCGGCCTTTCTCGTCGTTGGCATTGCCGGGCTGCTGATTGCGCCGCTTTTCAAGTTCGTCGTGCGCGATCGCCCCAAGCCTGCCGCCCCGGCGTCTCCGGCAGCCGGGGAGGGCGTGCGCTTCCTCGCGATCGCGGCCTTGCTCGCCCGCAAGCGCGGCTTCTGGCTGCTTTCGTTCGGCGCCGCCTCCAGCTCGATGCTGGGCTATGGCCTCGCTTTCTGGCTGCCCAGCCTGCTCCAGCGCAGCTTCCACCTCGAGCTGGTCGAGACGTCCTGGTTCATCGGCGCGGTTCTGCTCCTGGGCGGAAGCGTGGGCGTGCTGTCGGGCGGGCTGCTCGCCGACCGTCTCGGCCGGGCCAACCGTGCCTTCTACGCCTGGGTGCCGGCGATGGCGTTCGTGGCTGCCGTGCCCCTGTTCGCCGGGGGCATCTGGACTTCGAGCGTGCCGCTCGCCTTCCTCATGTTCCTCGTCCCGCAGGCACTGGCCTATATCTGGCTCGGACCGGTGACCTCGGCGATCCAACATCTCGTCGAACCGCCCGCCCGGGCCACGGCATCGGCATTGTTCCTGCTGATCAACAACCTGATCGGGCTGGGCGGCGGCATCTATGCGCTGGGCGCTCTCTCCACGGCGCTGGCGCCGGTCTATGACGAGGAATCGCTGCGCTATTCGATGCTCTTCGGTCTCGTCCTCTACCTGATCGCCGCCGTGCTCATGGCGCTGGCGGGCCCGGCATTGCGGCGTGAATGGGTGTCCGAAGGCTGA
- a CDS encoding alpha/beta fold hydrolase: MDYRDHRYRSACGRLELAARDYPAAAGDEAPVLLMMHGLTRNSADFEPLAAHLAGTYRLIVPDQRGRGLSDRDPDPAQYRPDVYAQDMLALLDGLGIERVGVIGTSMGGLMALIINALRPELASAVVFNDIGPVLEDEGLDRIKSYVGPRGAMASWTEAAARCRAINAPAFPDFGSADWMAFARRTCSENADGTVSFAYDPAISQGFSDEDATVVPPDLWPLWDLLDRTPVLVIRGTLSDLLSRATVEEMASRHRGPYAAVEVPRVGHAPILDEPAALPAIRSFCQEYVN; the protein is encoded by the coding sequence ATGGACTACCGCGACCACCGCTATCGCAGCGCCTGCGGGCGCCTTGAGCTGGCCGCGCGCGATTATCCCGCAGCCGCGGGCGACGAGGCCCCGGTTCTGCTGATGATGCATGGCTTGACCCGCAACAGTGCGGATTTCGAGCCGCTCGCAGCGCACCTGGCCGGCACTTACCGGCTGATCGTGCCCGACCAGCGCGGACGGGGCCTCTCCGATCGGGACCCCGATCCTGCGCAATACCGGCCGGACGTCTACGCACAGGACATGCTGGCCCTGCTCGATGGACTGGGTATCGAGCGCGTCGGCGTGATCGGGACTTCGATGGGTGGGCTGATGGCGCTGATCATCAACGCGCTGCGGCCCGAACTCGCATCGGCCGTGGTCTTCAACGATATCGGTCCGGTTCTCGAGGACGAAGGGCTGGATCGCATCAAGAGCTATGTTGGCCCGCGCGGGGCGATGGCCTCCTGGACCGAAGCGGCAGCCCGGTGCCGGGCGATCAACGCGCCCGCCTTCCCCGATTTCGGCAGCGCAGACTGGATGGCCTTTGCCAGGCGCACTTGCTCCGAGAATGCCGATGGCACCGTTTCCTTCGCTTACGATCCGGCGATCTCGCAGGGCTTTTCGGACGAGGACGCGACTGTCGTACCGCCCGACCTGTGGCCCTTGTGGGACCTGCTCGACCGGACGCCGGTGCTTGTCATTCGCGGCACGCTGTCCGATCTCCTGTCGAGAGCGACGGTCGAGGAGATGGCCAGTCGGCACAGGGGGCCTTATGCCGCCGTGGAAGTGCCGCGCGTCGGCCATGCCCCGATCCTCGATGAGCCTGCGGCCCTGCCGGCCATCAGGTCCTTCTGTCAGGAGTACGTGAACTGA
- a CDS encoding TonB-dependent receptor translates to MQRARILAFGCSALALAGSMGLAAPVLAQDAQSAADARDTTGAEIIVTARRREERLVDVPIAVTSFSGAQLEKSGAIDVTDIAQSAPNVTLEPSRGTNSTLSAFIRGVGQQDPVSGFEQGVGIYLDDVYLNRPQAAVLDIYDVERIEVLRGPQGTLYGRNTIGGAVKYVTKQLPQDFYLKVKGTIGTYDQVDGVVTVSAPISDLVRVGGSVARLTRDGFGKNLTTGAENYNKNVWAARGSLDIGGYGAPVLIRISGDYTHDKSNARGGHRLIPGFASGAPVLSDVFDTRGGLTDPKQDVEAYGFAINATAELTDALTFKSISSWRKDNSASPIDFDALPTVDLDVPAFYHNEQVSQEFQLQWDDGGPLQGLVGVYYLDATADTYFDSRLYTTFADVLPMLTGHTEADVGTKTYAIFGDFTYDLTDQFSLSLGGRYTWDKRKANILKQNYILGGSAGFQNPGVLFSTDTDFSGSNEFKKFTPRVSLSFKPSADHNIYASYSKGFKGGGFDPRGVGKNANDLDGDGSLSDAEIAQYLSFKPETVDSYELGYKGNLLGGALYVAGAIFRMDYTDIQIPGSVACTVNGVPTFCGVVSNAGKARMQGAELEANARLARDLVASGDRLNFATAIGYIDAKFKKYETLIGGQTVDVAQYRNIQNTPKWTASGTLSYSTPVGEGDLSMSTTVSYRSKTHQFEFPSPYLDQKGYALWDASLVYSAPGSGWSIGLHGKNLLDKEYITSGYSYISQNEETGAVNLGANGYPIPTLGSEGTLTAFYGNPRQVFLTATVEF, encoded by the coding sequence ATGCAAAGGGCACGTATTCTCGCTTTCGGTTGCAGTGCTTTGGCTCTTGCCGGCTCGATGGGGTTGGCAGCTCCGGTTCTCGCTCAGGACGCGCAAAGCGCGGCAGATGCGCGGGACACGACTGGCGCTGAAATCATCGTGACGGCCCGCCGCCGCGAGGAGCGCCTCGTCGACGTGCCGATTGCGGTTACCAGCTTCAGCGGCGCCCAGCTCGAGAAGTCCGGCGCGATCGATGTCACCGACATCGCGCAGTCGGCCCCCAACGTCACGCTGGAGCCCTCGCGAGGAACCAACTCGACGCTTTCCGCCTTCATCCGCGGTGTTGGCCAGCAGGATCCGGTTTCCGGTTTCGAACAGGGCGTGGGCATCTATCTCGACGACGTCTACCTCAACCGTCCGCAGGCCGCAGTGCTCGACATCTACGATGTCGAACGCATCGAAGTGCTGCGCGGACCGCAGGGCACGCTCTACGGTCGCAACACGATCGGCGGCGCGGTCAAGTACGTGACCAAGCAATTGCCGCAGGACTTCTACCTCAAGGTCAAGGGCACCATCGGCACTTACGACCAGGTCGATGGCGTCGTGACGGTTTCCGCCCCGATCAGCGACCTCGTACGCGTGGGCGGTTCGGTAGCGCGGCTCACCCGCGACGGCTTCGGCAAGAACCTCACGACCGGGGCGGAGAATTACAACAAGAACGTCTGGGCGGCGCGCGGCAGCCTCGACATCGGCGGTTACGGCGCGCCGGTGCTGATCCGCATTTCCGGCGACTACACCCACGACAAGTCGAATGCCCGCGGCGGCCATCGCCTGATCCCCGGCTTCGCTTCGGGCGCGCCGGTCCTTTCCGATGTGTTCGATACGCGCGGCGGCCTGACCGATCCGAAGCAGGACGTCGAGGCCTATGGCTTTGCCATCAACGCCACGGCCGAGCTGACCGACGCGCTGACGTTCAAGTCGATCAGTTCTTGGCGCAAGGACAACAGTGCCTCGCCGATCGACTTCGATGCGCTGCCGACCGTCGACCTCGATGTGCCGGCGTTCTATCACAACGAGCAGGTCAGCCAGGAATTCCAACTGCAGTGGGATGACGGCGGGCCGCTGCAGGGTCTTGTCGGCGTCTATTATCTCGACGCCACGGCCGACACCTACTTCGACAGCCGGCTCTACACGACCTTTGCCGATGTCCTGCCGATGCTCACCGGTCATACCGAGGCCGACGTCGGTACCAAGACTTACGCGATCTTCGGCGATTTCACTTATGACCTGACCGATCAGTTCAGCCTGTCGCTTGGCGGGCGCTACACCTGGGACAAGCGCAAGGCGAACATCCTCAAGCAGAACTACATTCTCGGCGGCTCGGCGGGCTTCCAGAATCCGGGCGTGCTGTTCTCGACCGACACCGACTTCAGCGGCAGCAACGAATTCAAGAAGTTCACGCCGCGCGTGTCGCTCAGCTTCAAGCCCAGCGCCGATCACAACATCTACGCAAGCTATTCCAAGGGCTTCAAGGGCGGCGGCTTCGATCCGCGCGGCGTCGGCAAGAACGCCAACGACCTCGATGGCGACGGCAGCCTGAGCGATGCCGAAATCGCCCAGTACCTCAGCTTCAAACCGGAGACGGTCGACAGCTACGAGCTGGGGTACAAGGGCAACCTGCTCGGCGGCGCGCTCTATGTTGCCGGTGCGATCTTCCGCATGGATTACACCGACATCCAGATCCCCGGATCGGTTGCCTGCACGGTGAATGGCGTGCCGACCTTCTGCGGTGTCGTTTCCAACGCCGGCAAGGCGAGGATGCAGGGCGCGGAACTGGAGGCCAATGCCCGCCTGGCACGCGACCTCGTCGCCTCAGGGGACCGGCTGAATTTCGCGACCGCGATCGGTTACATCGATGCCAAGTTCAAGAAGTACGAGACGCTGATCGGCGGGCAGACTGTCGACGTCGCGCAGTATCGCAATATCCAGAATACGCCCAAGTGGACCGCCAGCGGAACGCTGTCTTACTCGACCCCGGTCGGCGAGGGCGATCTCAGCATGTCGACGACGGTTTCCTACCGCTCGAAGACCCACCAGTTCGAGTTCCCCAGCCCCTATCTCGACCAGAAGGGTTATGCCCTGTGGGATGCCAGCCTGGTCTATTCCGCGCCGGGCAGCGGCTGGAGCATCGGCCTGCACGGCAAGAACCTGCTCGACAAGGAATACATCACTTCGGGCTACAGCTACATCTCGCAGAACGAAGAGACGGGCGCGGTCAATCTGGGTGCCAATGGCTACCCGATCCCGACGCTCGGCAGCGAAGGTACGCTGACTGCCTTCTACGGCAATCCGCGCCAGGTCTTCCTCACCGCGACAGTGGAATTCTGA
- a CDS encoding TetR/AcrR family transcriptional regulator, whose amino-acid sequence MTTADAPEPKVSVPSDKAPRTERGRKTLRKLLDAAALEFGEHGFHEASITGITRRAGTALGSFYTYFDSKDEIFRALVDDMSGKVREAAKKALEPPLPALDRERAALGAFLHFAREHKEIYRIIDECEFVDPAAFRAHYETTAARMTDRLRAGIASGELREDLGEAHAWAIMGMNVFLGLRYMVWSDEADPDKMAELACSILREGIARPRGD is encoded by the coding sequence GTGACCACAGCAGATGCGCCAGAACCCAAGGTTTCCGTCCCTTCCGACAAGGCCCCCAGAACCGAGCGGGGACGAAAGACGCTGCGCAAGTTGCTTGACGCGGCCGCTCTCGAATTCGGGGAACACGGGTTTCACGAAGCCTCGATCACGGGAATCACCCGCAGGGCCGGAACCGCGCTGGGCAGTTTCTACACCTACTTCGATTCGAAGGATGAGATCTTCCGCGCGCTCGTCGACGACATGAGCGGCAAAGTCCGCGAGGCGGCGAAAAAGGCCCTGGAGCCGCCCCTTCCCGCGCTCGACCGCGAACGCGCTGCCCTCGGGGCGTTCCTGCACTTCGCGCGTGAGCACAAGGAGATCTACCGGATCATAGACGAGTGCGAATTCGTCGATCCCGCCGCCTTCCGCGCGCACTACGAAACAACCGCAGCGCGCATGACCGACAGGCTCAGGGCCGGCATCGCCAGCGGCGAATTGCGCGAGGACCTGGGCGAAGCCCACGCCTGGGCGATCATGGGCATGAACGTCTTCCTCGGCCTGCGCTACATGGTGTGGTCCGATGAAGCCGATCCGGACAAAATGGCGGAACTGGCCTGCTCGATCCTGCGCGAAGGCATCGCCCGCCCCAGGGGCGACTGA
- a CDS encoding L,D-transpeptidase family protein — translation MNGRILLASGFVALAVIAGVLMLAASPDKPQPASLSEARVAAAKADPAAPAPAPEAPAAKPAKPAKPAKPVAKADEPFVIKRILPIDGPIKYGEWHWDDADVPDGPIVVTVDLDARVLSVFRNGYEIGATAVLLGTEDKPTPLGVFPITQKDKDHVSNIYTGAPMPYMQRLTDDGITLHGSKVELGYASHGCIGMPEPFAAKLFRTTKLGDKVYITRGKQVGMGDSLVGA, via the coding sequence GTGAACGGACGCATCCTCCTCGCTTCGGGCTTTGTCGCCCTGGCCGTCATTGCCGGCGTCCTGATGCTTGCCGCGTCTCCCGACAAGCCGCAGCCCGCATCGCTCTCCGAAGCCCGTGTGGCAGCGGCCAAGGCCGATCCGGCAGCGCCAGCCCCTGCTCCCGAAGCACCTGCCGCAAAGCCTGCAAAGCCTGCAAAGCCTGCAAAGCCTGTCGCCAAGGCCGACGAGCCTTTCGTGATCAAGCGGATCCTGCCGATCGACGGCCCGATCAAGTACGGTGAATGGCACTGGGACGACGCCGATGTCCCCGACGGCCCGATCGTCGTGACAGTGGACCTCGATGCCCGGGTCCTCTCCGTATTCCGCAACGGCTACGAGATCGGCGCAACCGCTGTCCTGCTCGGCACCGAGGACAAGCCCACCCCGCTCGGCGTCTTTCCGATCACGCAGAAGGACAAGGACCACGTCTCCAACATCTACACCGGCGCGCCAATGCCCTACATGCAGCGGCTGACCGACGACGGCATCACCCTTCACGGTTCCAAGGTCGAACTGGGTTATGCCAGCCACGGCTGCATCGGCATGCCCGAGCCTTTCGCCGCCAAGCTGTTCCGGACCACGAAGCTGGGCGACAAGGTCTACATCACCCGCGGCAAGCAGGTCGGCATGGGCGACAGCCTCGTCGGCGCGTGA
- the tilS gene encoding tRNA lysidine(34) synthetase TilS, with product MDSPAADPSAARLIPQAERVARFREGLAALWPEAIDAQPARLAIAVSGGPDSTALLLLAAAALPGRVGAATVDHGLRPESAQEAADVAALCARLGVPHETLRVEVAPGNVQAEARSARYAALARWIEARQLAALATAHHADDQAETLLMRLNRASGVAGLAGTRGRGQVPDCDIPLLRPVLGWRRSELAEVVAEAGILAAQDPSNADDKYDRVRVRKALADADWLDVSAIAQSAQYIAEADAALDWMAALEWRSCVKKEPMGLGYRPQAPRAVVLRVIARIVGELDGAEPRGSAVARLFETLVQGSPASIGALVVRPNAGRWSFSKAPVRAVRRPRA from the coding sequence ATGGACTCTCCTGCAGCTGATCCCTCGGCCGCGAGGCTGATTCCTCAGGCCGAGCGCGTCGCCCGGTTCCGCGAGGGACTGGCCGCGCTCTGGCCCGAGGCGATCGATGCGCAGCCGGCACGACTGGCGATTGCGGTGTCGGGCGGCCCTGACAGTACGGCGCTGCTCCTCCTCGCCGCTGCGGCGCTGCCGGGCCGGGTCGGGGCGGCAACCGTCGATCACGGCCTGCGGCCCGAGAGCGCGCAGGAAGCGGCCGACGTCGCCGCGCTTTGCGCGCGCCTGGGCGTGCCGCACGAAACGCTTCGGGTCGAGGTGGCGCCGGGGAATGTCCAGGCCGAGGCGCGCAGCGCCCGGTATGCGGCGCTTGCCCGATGGATCGAGGCGCGGCAGCTGGCGGCGCTGGCGACCGCGCATCATGCCGACGATCAGGCCGAGACGCTGCTGATGCGCCTGAACCGGGCGAGCGGAGTCGCCGGACTGGCCGGTACGCGCGGGCGCGGGCAGGTGCCCGATTGCGACATTCCCTTGCTGCGCCCGGTGCTCGGCTGGCGCCGCTCGGAATTGGCCGAGGTAGTAGCCGAGGCCGGTATCCTGGCGGCGCAGGACCCCAGCAATGCGGACGACAAATATGATCGGGTGCGGGTGCGCAAGGCACTTGCCGATGCCGATTGGCTCGATGTTTCCGCGATCGCCCAGAGCGCGCAGTACATTGCCGAGGCCGATGCCGCGCTCGACTGGATGGCGGCGCTCGAATGGCGTTCCTGCGTCAAGAAGGAGCCGATGGGCCTGGGCTACCGGCCGCAGGCGCCGCGTGCCGTCGTCCTGCGGGTGATTGCCCGGATCGTGGGTGAACTGGACGGAGCGGAGCCGCGCGGCAGTGCAGTGGCGCGGCTGTTCGAAACTCTGGTTCAGGGCAGTCCGGCGTCGATTGGCGCGCTTGTCGTGCGTCCCAATGCCGGGCGCTGGAGTTTCAGCAAGGCGCCGGTGCGCGCGGTTCGCCGCCCCAGGGCCTGA
- a CDS encoding tetratricopeptide repeat protein: MRFTSGRLLANSAVAALLVCGAVPALAQDSTEGRLKKVEAEVRALQRKVFPGGDGKFFEPQISTPAPSASNGPQVPTSTPVTDLLGRMDAVEAQMSRLTAQVEQNTNRLNQLEAKLAADAPVAAGSGAASLAATSAPATSAPAANLSTMSGVANQPSSLDRTPVTAKPSAPAVPSASRLQAVQAIVKPQTGDPADDEYSYGYRLWDAKFYPEAEQQLKLFLEKYPKSSRASWGRNLLGRAYLDDGNALEAAKWFVQNYQADKNGERAPDSLLYLAVSMKQLKDTKRACIALAEFSQTYAAEAAGRLKSLYDTTRNGLSCS, from the coding sequence ATGCGGTTCACGAGCGGACGCCTGCTGGCGAACTCGGCCGTTGCGGCCCTGCTGGTTTGCGGGGCGGTGCCGGCCCTGGCGCAGGATTCTACGGAAGGCCGCCTCAAGAAGGTCGAGGCTGAAGTTCGCGCCTTGCAGCGCAAGGTCTTCCCCGGCGGCGATGGCAAGTTCTTTGAGCCGCAGATCTCCACGCCTGCGCCTTCGGCGTCTAACGGGCCGCAAGTGCCCACCAGCACGCCGGTGACCGACCTGCTCGGACGCATGGACGCGGTCGAGGCGCAGATGAGCCGCCTGACAGCGCAAGTGGAACAGAATACCAACCGCCTGAACCAGCTGGAAGCGAAGCTGGCCGCCGACGCACCGGTCGCGGCCGGTTCGGGTGCGGCTTCGCTGGCGGCGACCTCGGCGCCAGCAACCAGCGCGCCTGCCGCCAACCTCTCCACGATGAGCGGCGTCGCCAACCAGCCTTCCTCTCTTGACCGAACCCCGGTAACGGCCAAGCCGTCCGCCCCAGCGGTTCCTTCCGCGTCGCGCCTCCAGGCGGTGCAGGCCATCGTCAAGCCGCAGACCGGCGATCCGGCCGATGACGAGTACAGCTACGGCTACCGTCTCTGGGATGCCAAGTTCTACCCCGAGGCCGAGCAGCAGCTGAAGCTGTTCCTCGAAAAGTACCCGAAGAGCAGCCGCGCCAGTTGGGGCCGCAACCTGCTTGGCCGCGCCTATCTCGACGATGGCAATGCGCTCGAGGCGGCCAAGTGGTTCGTCCAGAACTACCAGGCCGACAAGAACGGCGAGCGTGCGCCCGACAGCCTGCTTTACCTCGCGGTTTCGATGAAGCAGCTCAAGGACACCAAGCGCGCCTGTATCGCGCTGGCCGAATTCAGCCAGACCTATGCGGCCGAAGCGGCAGGTCGTCTCAAGAGCCTGTACGACACCACGCGTAATGGACTCTCCTGCAGCTGA